One Aegilops tauschii subsp. strangulata cultivar AL8/78 chromosome 2, Aet v6.0, whole genome shotgun sequence genomic window, ATATCAGTTGGACTCTAAGTCTAGCCATGGCTGGATGTTGCATCGTACCAAATCGGACAAGTCATGTTCGTACATGTAGTAGTTTTGTCGTTCGGCTCTCGCGCGCGCCGGCCGGCAGCCGGGTCGATCGGGCGGTGGACGCTCTCGCGGCGGCGTGGGCGCGTCGTGTGTGACCCACCGGTGCGTCGGTTTGTGATCCTGGGAGCCCCGGACGGCGCAGCGTGCGTGGGGAGCGGCCGTCCTGCTCTGTCGTTTTACGATGCCATACTTTCGGGTTAACCACCACGAACACTGTCTATTCACCCAAAAAAAAACCGATGTCTAGCATTCAGATATTAACTACTcttgatttttttagaaaagagGCGCTTGTCCGACTTTAATGATCTGAAGCCCTTAAGTTATGCAAACGGGCATGTACTTCTTCAgttgttgctttatatataaagcggggcgaaagcctgttttgaaaaaaaaaagttATACAAACACTAGTTTACAGCTACCATCAAAAAACGAAATGAAAAAATGCAGGCTTTAATGAACCGAAGCCCTTGAGCTTTACAAACACTAGTTCATGGAGCTGCTGGTTCCTAAATGCCTTGAAATCCCATGTCCGCGTGAATCAGAGAGGACGTATAATCAGATCTCAATTCTGTGAATAAAAGGTGCCCATGCAACGAATTTCTGAATTGGTAAAccttcccgcaaaaaaaaaaaaaaggagaaggcctaGAAACATTGTTAGTTAATGCATCACCAACACGCAGTTTGTACCTTGCTCGCACGTCAGCTTCGATCAGAAGCTTCTTTCACTTCAAAATACGATCTATCGTGTTCAATCACACCCTGCACACGCAAAGCATCTCAGAGCAGGAAAGCTTTATGTTGAAATAAATGCAGCACGATAGAGGGTGATTGGGTAAATGTAGCAAGCACAAATCATTAAACCTTTAGGATCAAAATCGCCGCCTCCTTGTCCAAAACCTCATTATATTCGCTACATGTCAATGActgaaaagaaaaagaagaaacataTTATCAGCTCTAAGATGCTAACGTCGTTTTTGTCTCAATGGCGAGCTCAGTACAGCATTCAAACTTACTTGGATACAATTCGGACAGCCAGAAGCACTAGCGCAACTGCATGCCGAAACAAGCTCTAAAGCAGCAAGCAGAAGTTCCCCAAAGAGTTTTTTAACCTACATGATTGAACAGACAAACTGCGGTTTACACCAAGATCATTCACATAGCCTAAATAGCCGACTATCTGCAATTACCTGCGTTGCCAGGCCGATACCACCTGGGTGTTTATCGTATAAAAGAATTCTTTCAGGCATACCACGGGTTTCGTGAGGATTTACGCACTCAGTTCCTAGGTCAGAAGCACCACACATCATATGCCTGCGCAAATCGCACAAGCAACCCCAGTTAAAAGAGCTAAATTACTAAAGGTAAATGATGCAATAAAATTACGACAGAATTCAATGCAACAATAGCATTAACAGTTAAACAAGTGGTTGGCAAATTATAATGAAATGAAAGTTGCAGTATTCTTCTTTAAGACCAGTGCCAAATAATTGTGCTTCAAATTTTACTGGTGTCTACCACAAACCATTATAACAGCAGTAAATGAGAACTTACAGAGGCAATATATTCAAGAGTGTGTGTGAAGCAGCATGTGAACCACCTCGAAACTCTAGTTTCCTTTCCTCCACAGCTAGTTTTGCTGACCGCGGAATCCGTATCCAAACAGCCTATTGTGGGATCATACAAAAAATACACGTGTAAAAATCatgagaaatgcatcataatgttGCTAAGATTTATAATTGAGTCACAAACCTCAGAATCATAGGAGTATGGAGGTAGTCTAAGTTCAACTGTGTCTAATATTTTACTGCTCGATTTGCATATCCGATGAAAGCCAAACCATTTGGTTGACACCTTGCAACTATTTGCTTGCGCAGTTGTCTTCAAATGGTTGGTTTTGCATGCCGGAAGATAAGCCTTCAAGATTTTTTACAAGAGACAATTAACCATTGAGAACAAAATATCTGTATACTAACAAATCACAATGATTTCACTTAAAGGGAAGCTCGGGACTTAATGACATTAACTTTTTAGATGAAAAAAAGGTATTGAAAAGAATCAAAACCATGATCAAGCATCTCAGACGGAACACTTATCCTATTCCATGTTATACATCAAGCAATTATGGGGTTCTCcgaaaaaggaaaaggaaaaaacgAGGACAAGACATGGAACTCTGGGTTCAAATAAATCAATGAATAGTATAAGGTGATGTCATTGACATCTAACGCAAAATGAGATGGTAAATACTCCTTGGAATTAGTGAATTAGCTAGGGTCTAGAAAATCTAGATAAAAGAGATATAAACTATGTATTGCTCAACAATATTATAGCGGATATGACTTCATAATAGCAGAATGTATAAGATCATCccgcaattttttttaaaaaaatgtatAAGATCAAATGATGTAATGCTTTCAAGAACATACAAAATCTCCTCCAAGGACATTGATGTCAGTGTAGTCTCGTGTCTTTGTGTAATACTTAACATCAACTTTCCGGCAGAAAGCTGTCCTTGATGACAAATCAAACTCCTCAACTAAGTAATTAACACCCTGATGCATGTAAATAGCACCCTCATACACCTGAAATTGATAAAAGGGCACTGGAGATAATAAGCAAAGAACGGCAGAACTCAGAACGGCAGATCCACAGTTCTCATCAATGGCTAAGTATAGATTGCATACatgaattatttaaaaaaataagTTATGGTGCATTGACTGTAAATTCATGAATTTATCTACCTGCTTTGCCGACAGTGAGGAATATTTAAAGAGCCATAAAAGTATAACAGTGGTCATGTACTTCTGGAACAGTTAAAACATATTACCTGGAAAAATGCCTTACTTTCCTCAATTTCCTCAAGTAATCTGTTATTTAACTTATCTATCACTTTGTACTTGTCATGCTCAATTGCTCGTATGCTAACTGTCTGTGAAGGATTTTTCTGCAGAAATCCAAATACTACTGAGCACTGACGTAATAAGAGAAGGAATTATTTTATATAACTGAGAATGAACAAGGAACGAACCTCTGGTCCAATATAATTCCACATAGTTGAAGAAAAAGGTCCAGACGGGTTGTTGACCAGAAAACCTTTGTCCTTTAGAGTCGTCACTATACTATCCAAAGTAGAACCAAAATGATTCTCATCATATTGCAGGCATATTGGATGTTCATAAGCAGCACAGGCAATGTGCTGTCCTAAAACCTGCAACAAATTTCATATCCCGAGAAACCAAGCGAAGAGTTAGGTACTCGTGTGTTTAAATATAACAACATAGTCAGTTCAATAAGCACAGATCTACGCACCTTTGGGTTATGTGAATCAACTTGGCAATGCTCAATTGGCTTGCCAAATAGTTTATCTGGGGATTTCATGAAATACTGATCTAAAGGACCCTCAAAGGCAACATAAATGGCTAATGATTGTTTTGCTCTCCTTCCAGATCTTCCGGCTTGCTGCCATAAACTACAATTAAAATTCTGTATCTTAGTGGGCTTCACAAAGAAACTTAAGACTCTACTCGACTGATCTCTTTCACCTACCTCGCAACACTCCCAGGAAATCCAAGATGCAATGTTGCATCAATATGTCCAACATCAATTCCCAGCTCAAGAGCATTTGTGGCAGCAACGCCACAAAGTTTTCCCTCAAAGAGGTCAGCCTCGATTTTTCTTCTGTCCTGCAATAATTTGTTTTCGACTCTCACATGTAAGAGAAAAAAAAAACTGAGCAATCAAAGGGCGAGGGAAGGGACACCTGAATTCATTACTTCAAATTTAAGAGTTTTACAAGACTACAATTAACGCGACGATAGATAGTCAAGGGGCTGCTATCTTATGGTCCAGATTCCTGAGCCAAACAGACTGCACAGTTAGATCAACATCATCAATCTCTTGGCTTCGGAATTTTTTTGCATTACGAGTGCCCCAGGTTTTCCAAAGAAATGATTAGGAGGACCGAAGGACAGATCGCGTCACTGATGACCTGAGACATAGCTGTGTCCCAGGTCGGGCTGAAGTGAGAGGACAATGTAACAATATCGAGCCGTTGCCACAACCAATGCATGAGGACATGAGAAGAATAGGTGATGGTGATCTATATCTTCTACGGTAGACgagcagggggggggggggggggggggatgaggTGTCATCTTGCATAGTCTTGTGTGGCAAGTAAGCATATAGTCAGTATGACAAAGACGACAGACTCGATCGATGTGCGTGATCACGGTGACTGCAAGTGGTGGACATGCTCGAGGGGATCTCCAGACTCCAGCACTGACAACGAACATGCGAGTGATCATCGCGACGATGAGGTCAAGGGGAAAACAAACTAAGACAAGGACGAGCGGCACCAGAAGCATCGTAGAATTCATATAATAATGTTTCCTAACAAATTATACACTTTGATAAAAGATAAAAAAATAAAAGTTTTCTTCTCTTCTGTGCCTGGTTGGCTGCTGTTAGAGTACgtaatgggcctaatgggcctgggctggcggtagagcccgttagtcttagggttaattagagataagggtcgcttgcttaggggtcaagtaaacctctctatataagggaaggagatgtatcaatctaatcaagcaagaattaAGAAGGAAATCCCTTCCATCTTGACCGGCCGTGGGCAAAAGGCCCCCGGCCGGCCCTCTCGCGCCCTCCTTCTAGCAGCGCCATAACAGCTGCTTCTATTAAAACATAAACAAGGGCTTCATTCTCTCATGAACAAACATAGTTGCTACAACATCAAATTAAGGTGTATGTGATGCAACTGCTGGTAACACTTGTATCGCGAGGATAcctttacctatgcattagagaTTAATACATGTTGCAAATCACAAATGAGATTCAAGACAACCTTCATGCTAAACCCTAGATCAGAATTAAAGAATCATAAGTAGGATGTCAGAATATATTAGGAAAATGGCAAAAAATAACAACCTCTGCAATGTAGCCAGCACGATATACACAGATAGAATCTACCAATTCTTTTCCAGTCACCTCAAGAATTTCACGCCTACAATAACAGATAGATCATCTAAAGAACTAAGAACTACACATAGAAAAAAGTTTAACAAAGAAGTGAGAAAATGAAAAGTAAAAAAGAGGTACGAAAATGTGCTCTTACGTGTAAGACAGAACGAGCTCACATAGCTTCCTCGTTTTACAGAATGCAATGCAGCGGAGCCCATGTTGAACCATCTCAGAGAACAGATAAGAAACCTCTACTATTGGGCtgacaaataaaaatatgatataTCAGTTTTTTTTCAGAAAAAGAAGTTATCAGAAAATAATTGCAGGGTATATGAACAAATAAAAACTGGCACGCAGTATGAAAATGAATACATTCGAGATTGAATAAATTATGCATCCTAAATGATGGCTCAAGCTTTTCCACTTGATATCTTCTGTATCTTAAGCTCATACGTCGCACATTTTTATGTAGAGTAATCACAGCACCATACTAAAGTCAAAGATGCCTTTGAAGCAATAGCAGCATAGCATACTGACTTGAGAATGATGGTGTCACAATTAGGAGTGCATCACTTGACAAAGGTTTCAACCACAAGTAATATGGTGTGTTAAAGTAAAACTACATTTGAACTCTTGAGCCATCCTGTTAGGAGTTGACCCAGCAATACAACTGTTATTATTAGCATTGATTTCTTCAAAGGATGGCTGCTTCCAAGCCCATCTCCTGGTTTTCATCACTCGATCACTTCCTTTTCCACTAAGTGATTGCTTAGGGACCTTAGCATTTTGAAACAAGTGAAAAATGACACTGGGGAAATTGCAATGTCATGCTAGACACCAAAGAATGATGATATATGGGTCATTACAAATTAAATATCATGCCTGATGGACAAAAAGACAAGCAGTTATCAAAGTTGAAATGTAGAACTACAATGAACAAAAACTAACAATAGCAATAATTAGAAAAAGGGTGTGAATACCTTGAGCGTCTAGTAACTGAACTACCTTGTGAGCCTCCCTCTTTTTTCATATGTAATGGGGGATTCCACAAGAGAAAATATTTAGAACCACACGGACTTCCATCATTCTGAATCAACCCGACATTATCCAATTTGGCCAGCTCCTGAGATAGAAACAGAATGCTTGAAGACAAATGTATGCAATTCCCAAAAGAGTCCATATAAATAAGTCTGCGGAGATAGTAAATTAAGATGGCCATCCCAAAATAATATTATCTAACACGGTAAGGTCTTGCTCAACTCATCAATGTGTTCCTACGTAATAAAAGGTTGACCAAAAGTGATATGTTTTGAAAAAACTACTGCAAGGAGGAGCAAGTTTTACACACAGTAAAATTGTTAGAGGGAGCTGGTTTATTTTCTTTTAGTTACAACCATATATTTTCAAAACTATAGTGAGGAGAAGA contains:
- the LOC109786183 gene encoding uncharacterized protein; this encodes MAQEERELQVRALDGRSTAVTLAAAASVRDLKAALRGSFPPAQISNSFHLFLKGAKLRLEAEIGSLAIVKGEFIVLVPFTRKSAQPSPVAMPAEEQSANPPISQEVATGANSAWQDIMNDLSSIPNSTNADDALKDLYSSSTPCSGSYAEDGSAGKSPSTGCSRKRRKLCKENGNGSSDTPGVDGASKQPSMNKKSGFVRSAASSCHDKHPLGPAEMVEHLKNGLGKEGQIVHIEEIPCRRASYSELPRDLSEVMRKALESIGISRLYSHQSEAIQSSISGKHVVVATSTSSGKSLCYNIPVLESLSQDLMSCALYIFPTKALAQDQLRTIVEMKKAFHTDINVSIYDGDTPREDRLWIRDNARLLITNPDMLHVSVLPCHSQFQRILSNLRYIVIDEAHSYKGVFGCHTALILRRLKRICSNIYGCHPTFTFCTATSANPREHVMELAKLDNVGLIQNDGSPCGSKYFLLWNPPLHMKKEGGSQGSSVTRRSSPIVEVSYLFSEMVQHGLRCIAFCKTRKLCELVLSYTREILEVTGKELVDSICVYRAGYIAEDRRKIEADLFEGKLCGVAATNALELGIDVGHIDATLHLGFPGSVASLWQQAGRSGRRAKQSLAIYVAFEGPLDQYFMKSPDKLFGKPIEHCQVDSHNPKVLGQHIACAAYEHPICLQYDENHFGSTLDSIVTTLKDKGFLVNNPSGPFSSTMWNYIGPEKNPSQTVSIRAIEHDKYKVIDKLNNRLLEEIEESKAFFQVYEGAIYMHQGVNYLVEEFDLSSRTAFCRKVDVKYYTKTRDYTDINVLGGDFAYLPACKTNHLKTTAQANSCKVSTKWFGFHRICKSSSKILDTVELRLPPYSYDSEAVWIRIPRSAKLAVEERKLEFRGGSHAASHTLLNILPLHMMCGASDLGTECVNPHETRGMPERILLYDKHPGGIGLATQVKKLFGELLLAALELVSACSCASASGCPNCIQSLTCSEYNEVLDKEAAILILKGVIEHDRSYFEVKEASDRS